In Tenebrio molitor chromosome 6, icTenMoli1.1, whole genome shotgun sequence, one genomic interval encodes:
- the LOC138132426 gene encoding immunoglobulin domain and leucine-rich repeat-containing protein 2 gives MENNNRLNGAGRIFVVFVVVVLLLVQISPVVTGHTRHGDGTLLRAPLGCYEPNTTVLVCRDRQLKGVQFGPETIRLDFDNVTGVYLDAKNIRHLRWINSGVVDIRRTIVHPQLLITLDVTKNNITKLQDYYFQQYINLREMNLSHNTIDDLPRNVFVNQSSLKILSISHNSLHAIPFQVFAPMEHLRILDLSYNYLVAVLDHFFKFNRYIEVLSLNNNKIAKLTSNALADLTDLKRLDLSHNSISAISKGLFDPLNNLEYLNLAYNPLYNAPSGTFRGLSSLTELNLSGNKLTHLTFGLFHFSPQLNSLTLDDTYIEEIHNSELLGIPNLKILRIRNNKALRAIEGYVLADTVHLEELDISGNALTFLPISLANLTKLTMLNISDNPWACDCRMFWFAPWAKRMKQMPNVTLSDLSCGPYAYPNDMLPTLEHLNCTGPRINYKTPTKQYRLQSNALLECRYSANPHPSITWVTPSREIFHWNPDPVIPDVFEKHPHAHDQHMTPIRIIPPRIQVLDNGTLLIKNVTRLDCGRYTCYASNPIANHTENVLLHIDPTDWNHVRIMSLIVGLQCATAFLVLTLIIQFLRYLVNRFGVLNNFCSFCKRDRVSPRARQIYAMLDNIEQYKSQQLERLRDNYTQQVNRIKDNCTQQMEWIQNSYQSQAKHLKDFRDIGTQHLTTLRGQYCDQVKKVRDYSTTQLNWVRENYVFQRNKIRKFSAHKVLQLRETYKYQQQTLNKVLENLPSLYFENCRAGTCGRAESLVFDPNDVESIDIYLKTKIEKLADLEEVTNTDVTQSRLSLYYTPTERSLGSRILSPGDPPTEVFVNHISNRPRGLPTLDGGSTSHETIMSNGTNRSSLMKNSHSTEELLAKNSTTCDIQSCTSLPELTVGDHDVFEEENKRRETAL, from the exons ATGGAAAATAACAACCGGCTGAATGGTGCCGGTCGGATTTTCGTCGTCTTCGTTGTGGTGGTGTTGTTGCTGGTGCAGATTTCGCCGGTGGTAACGGGTCACACGCGACACGGTGACGGAACACTTCTTCGCGCTCCCCTGGGATGTTACGAACCGAACACTACGGTGCTGGTATGTCGGGACAGGCAGTTGAAGGGCGTCCAATTCGGCCCGGAGACGATACGGCTGGACTTCGACAATGTCACAGGCGTATATCTCGACGCAAAAAATATACGTCACCTCCGATGGATTAACAGTGGTGTGGTCGACATCAGAAGGACGATCGTCCATCCACAATTGTTGATTACTTTAGACGTGACCAAAAACAATATAACGAAACTGCAAGACTACTATTTCCAACAGTATATAAATCTGAGAGAGATGAATCTCTCCCACAATACAATCGATGATCTTCCTAGAAACGTTTTCGTCAATCAATCATCGTTGAAAATATTGTCCATTTCACATAATTCGCTACACGCAATACCCTTTCAAGTATTCGCTCCGATGGAACATCTGCGAATTCTCGATCTTTCCTACAACTACCTGGTGGCCGTGCTGGATCACTTCTTCAAATTCAACAGATACATCGAAGTGTTATCgttaaacaacaacaaaatcgCAAAACTGACCTCGAACGCTCTAGCAGACCTGACCGATCTCAAACGACTAGATCTATCCCACAATTCGATAAGCGCCATCTCCAAAGGACTATTCGATCCACTTAACAACCTGGAGTACTTAAACCTTGCATACAACCCCCTTTACAACGCCCCTAGTGGAACATTCAGGGGCCTGTCGAGTCTGACCGAGTTGAATCTCAGCGGCAACAAACTCACCCACTTGACTTTCGGACTCTTCCACTTCAGTCCCCAGCTGAACTCGTTGACCCTCGACGACACCTACATCGAGGAGATCCACAACAGTGAACTCCTCGGCATCCCCAATTTGAAGATTCTGCGGATAAGAAACAACAAAGCGCTGCGAGCGATCGAGGGTTACGTCCTGGCAGACACCGTCCACCTGGAGGAGCTCGACATCAGCGGCAACGCTCTCACGTTCTTGCCGATATCTCTTGCCAACCTGACGAAGCTGACAATGCTCAACATCTCGGACAACCCTTGGGCGTGCGACTGTCGCATGTTCTGGTTCGCTCCTTGGGCCAAAAGAATGAAACAGATGCCGAACGTGACGCTGTCGGATCTGAGCTGCGGACCCTACGCCTACCCCAACGACATGTTGCCCACCCTCGAGCATCTCAACTGCACCGGTCCTCGCATCAATTACAAAACTCCCACTAAACAGTACCGGTTGCAATCGAACGCTCTGCTGGAATGTCGATATTCGGCGAACCCTCACCCGTCCATCACGTGGGTGACACCGAGCAGAGAGATTTTCCATTGGAATCCCGATCCGGTCATCCCCGacgtttttgaaaaacatcCCCACGCCCACGACCAACACATGACGCCGATCCGCATCATCCCCCCACGCATCCAGGTCTTGGACAATGGCACCCTCCTGATCAAGAACGTGACCAGGTTGGACTGCGGACGGTACACGTGTTACGCGAGCAACCCCATCGCCAATCACACCGAAAACGTGCTCCTCCACATCGACCCCACCGATTGGAACCACGTGCGGATCATGAGCCTGATAGTTGGACTCCAGTGCGCGACGGCATTCCTCGTTCTCACCCTGATCATACAGTTCCTGCGGTACTTGGTGAACAG GTTCGGCGTTCTAAACAATTTCTGCAGCTTCTGCAAGCGCGATCGCGTGTCACCACGGGCACGTCAGATTTATGCAATGCTCGATAACATCGAACAATACAAATCTCAACAATTGGAAAGGCTGAGAGACAATTACACGCAGCAG GTTAACAGGATTAAAGACAACTGCACCCAACAAATGGAATGGATCCAGAACAGCTACCAGTCCCAAGCGAAGCACTTGAAAGATTTTCGCGATATCGGGACTCAGCACTTGACGACGTTGCGAGGCCAGTACTGCGACCAG GTTAAAAAGGTTCGAGACTATTCCACCACACAACTGAACTGGGTTAGAGAGAATTACGTTTTCCAACGGAACAAGATCAGGAAATTCAGCGCCCACAAAGTGCTCCAGCTCAGGGAGACTTACAAGTATCAACAGCAGACATTGAACAAGGTGTTGGAAAATTTGCCCAGTTTGTATTTCGAAAACTGCCGAGCCGGAACGTGCGGAAGGGCCGAATCTCTGGTGTTCGATCCCAACGACGTGGAAAGCATAGACATCTACTTGAAAACGAAGATCGAGAAGCTTGCCGATTTGGAAGAAGTGACTAATACGGACGTCACCCAGAGCAGACTGTCCCTGTATTACACGCCCACCGAGAGGTCCTTGGGATCGAGAATACTTTCACCGGGGGATCCGCCCACCGAAGTCTTCGTCAATCACATCAGCAACAGACCCAGAGGACTACCGACCCTGGACGGGGGATCGACTTCGCACGAAACCATCATGTCTAATGGCACTAATCGGAGTAGTCTGATGAAAAATTCGCACAGCACCGAGGAGCTGCTGGCGAAGAATAGTACAACATGTGATATACAATCGTGCACGAGCCTACCGGAGTTGACTGTCGGAGATCACGACGTCTTTGAGGAGGAGAATAAACGGCGGGAAACAGCCTTGTAG